Genomic window (Marinobacter panjinensis):
GGCTGTCGGAATTGGTCTGGCTGGCCAGGCTTTCATCTGCGGCTACGGCACCGCTTCGGGGCGGGTTCGCAAACAGCTGGGCCACCGCATTCTGGAAATGGCGCTCGACACCCTTCCGTTTGATGCGGATTTCGCGCATGGCTTCAAAATAGCGGTTCTGCTCGTTGTTGCTCCTGGCATTGTTTGCCAACTCGAACAGCGAGTCATCAACTGCGTCAAATGCACCTTGCAACAAATCTCCCAGCCCGGCAACGACAGTGTCACGGATACGGACCACCTGTGCAGGTACGGGATTTGAACTCCCAGCCTCCCGGTGCTCGCGGAGATAATGTATGCCGGACTGCTTATTCATGGCCGACTCCTGTGTACGCCTCAACCGGATACATGACCGAGCTTACGACTGCGTTTATTATTTATCCGTTAAATCTACCTCATTTTAACACTCGGTAACATAACCAAATGCCAACTGAGACCAGAAATAAAAAATCCCGGGATACCCGAAGGTACCCGGTTTTCAGATGTAACTGTTGGCAGGTGTCAGCTTACATACACCGGACCAATACCCACGCTCCATATCACCACGGTAATTGCCAGCAGGGCAACGAACATGACCAGGCCGACAGTCAGTACGGCAGAGGCGAACATGAATCCCCGCTCTTCCGGTATTTTCATCAATATCGGCAGCCCTTCGTAGAGCAGATAGACAGCATAGGCAATGGCAATCAGCCCCACAATCATGTTGACCCAGATATTGGGATACACCGCGGCAATGCCCAGCAAAAACACCGGCGTTGCCGTATAGGCTGCCAGCGTAACGCCTCTCGGGTTACTGTCCTTGACGTCGTAGGTTGCGGCAAAAAAATCGATGAATTTGCCAATAATATAAATGCCTGTGAGCATGGCCAGGTAAAAGAGAGCCGTCAGCTGCAGGGCGCTGGTGGTTGTCAGCCTG
Coding sequences:
- a CDS encoding Yip1 family protein, which translates into the protein MSLTHTLGLLTHPDREWEAIRNEPESLGKLYLGHVLLLGLIPAIAGFYGSTQVGWQIGDGQVIRLTTTSALQLTALFYLAMLTGIYIIGKFIDFFAATYDVKDSNPRGVTLAAYTATPVFLLGIAAVYPNIWVNMIVGLIAIAYAVYLLYEGLPILMKIPEERGFMFASAVLTVGLVMFVALLAITVVIWSVGIGPVYVS